In Streptomyces sp. NBC_00483, a single window of DNA contains:
- a CDS encoding NAD(P)H-dependent flavin oxidoreductase — MQTELSKKLGIEHAVFGFTPFPAVAAAISRAGGFGVLGAVRYAAPDELKRDLDWLDEHVDGRPYGLDVVMPAKKVEGVTEADIEAMIPPEHRQFVQETLAKYGVPELAEGEASGWRITGWMEQVARSQLDVAFDYPIKLLANALGSPPADVIARAHEHDVLVAALAGSARHARKHADAGIDVVVAQGYEAGGHTGEIASMVLTPEAVEAVDPLPVLAAGGIGSGQQVAAALALGAQGVWLGSVWLTTTEADMHSPAVTRKLLAAGSGDTVRSRALTGKPARQLRTEWTDAWDDPQGPGTLPMPLQGLLVAEAVSRIQKYEVEPLLGTPVGQIVGRMNEERSVQAVFDDLTRGFEKAIDRINKIAGR; from the coding sequence ATGCAGACGGAGCTGAGCAAGAAACTGGGGATCGAGCACGCCGTCTTCGGCTTCACGCCGTTCCCTGCGGTGGCCGCGGCCATCAGCAGGGCCGGAGGCTTCGGCGTGCTCGGTGCGGTCCGCTACGCGGCACCCGACGAACTCAAACGCGATCTCGACTGGCTCGACGAGCATGTGGACGGCCGGCCCTACGGCCTCGACGTCGTCATGCCCGCCAAGAAGGTCGAAGGCGTCACCGAGGCCGACATCGAGGCGATGATCCCGCCGGAGCACCGGCAGTTCGTCCAGGAGACCCTCGCCAAGTACGGCGTCCCGGAACTCGCCGAGGGCGAGGCGTCCGGCTGGCGCATCACGGGCTGGATGGAGCAGGTCGCCCGCAGCCAACTCGACGTCGCCTTCGACTACCCGATCAAACTCCTCGCCAACGCACTCGGATCGCCGCCCGCCGACGTCATCGCCCGCGCGCACGAGCACGACGTCCTCGTCGCCGCGCTCGCCGGCAGCGCTCGCCACGCCCGCAAGCACGCGGACGCGGGCATCGACGTCGTCGTCGCGCAGGGCTACGAGGCCGGCGGCCACACCGGTGAGATCGCCTCCATGGTGCTCACCCCGGAGGCCGTGGAGGCCGTCGACCCGCTGCCGGTCCTGGCGGCGGGCGGCATCGGCAGCGGACAGCAGGTCGCGGCCGCGCTCGCGCTCGGCGCGCAGGGGGTGTGGCTGGGCTCGGTGTGGCTGACGACGACGGAGGCCGACATGCACTCGCCCGCGGTCACCCGCAAGCTGCTCGCCGCGGGCTCCGGCGACACGGTGCGCTCGCGTGCGCTGACCGGGAAGCCCGCGCGCCAGCTGCGCACCGAGTGGACGGACGCGTGGGACGACCCTCAGGGCCCCGGCACCCTGCCGATGCCCCTCCAGGGCCTGCTCGTCGCCGAGGCCGTGTCCCGGATCCAGAAGTACGAGGTGGAGCCGCTGCTCGGCACGCCCGTGGGGCAGATCGTGGGGCGGATGAACGAGGAGCGCAGCGTCCAGGCGGTCTTCGACGACCTGACGCGCGGCTTCGAGAAGGCGATCGACCGCATCAACAAGATCGCAGGACGGTGA
- a CDS encoding serine hydrolase, whose protein sequence is MSGAPEAADRPHRGATGSGPTRRQFGAAGLALGGALALTPFPAGPAAAAAEASAGRPTLRRGSPERAGLLAGHLRQLVADAEKFLGTFPGGPKHPWYAGAVLLAGRGGTVALHQPIGKAVRYSHYDDKTDTGIEFPADQQIDMADDTVFDLASISKLFTSILAVQELERGALELEAKVVTYLPEFTGGGKQDVTIRQLLTHTSGFRPDIAFYKESEHDAQLALLWKEALLNPAGTTYLYSDLNLITLQLVVEKLTGKPLDVLLPERITGPLGMTRTRYNPPASWKPKVAATEDARAPWSGLDRGLVWGEVHDENAYAFGGVAGHAGVFSCAWDMAVLGRALLNGGIYGKARILSQKSVDLMFTNFNTDFPGDEHGLGFELYQHWYMGAMATPRTAGHTGFTGTSLVLDPTTDSFLIVLGNSVHPVRSWRSGSAPRVAAGDNMARAVAVRPQHGRTAWFSGMASATSATLTLPDLRLASDRARLGCELWWDTEPHSDFLFLETSTDGGKNWKPLPFTSGRSDAHPSGAVDGYADRTWHRLTADLGPFVAAPLRLRWRYATDQLYVGRGAYVDGIRVLDGDAVAFDDARPADASRIEAKGWTASQD, encoded by the coding sequence ATGAGCGGAGCACCCGAAGCAGCGGACAGACCACACAGAGGCGCCACGGGCTCCGGCCCGACCCGGCGCCAGTTCGGCGCGGCCGGCCTCGCGCTGGGCGGCGCCCTGGCCCTCACCCCGTTCCCCGCGGGCCCCGCCGCGGCCGCCGCCGAGGCCTCGGCGGGCCGACCGACCCTGCGGCGCGGCTCGCCCGAGCGCGCGGGTCTGCTCGCGGGCCATCTGCGCCAACTCGTCGCCGACGCCGAGAAGTTCCTCGGCACCTTCCCCGGCGGCCCCAAGCACCCCTGGTACGCGGGCGCGGTGCTGCTCGCGGGCCGCGGCGGCACGGTCGCGCTGCACCAGCCGATCGGCAAGGCGGTGCGCTACTCCCACTACGACGACAAGACGGACACGGGGATCGAGTTCCCCGCGGACCAGCAGATCGACATGGCCGACGACACCGTTTTCGACCTCGCCTCGATCTCCAAGCTGTTCACCTCCATCCTCGCGGTGCAGGAGTTGGAGCGCGGCGCGCTGGAACTCGAGGCGAAGGTCGTCACGTACTTGCCCGAGTTCACCGGCGGCGGCAAACAGGACGTCACGATCCGCCAACTACTCACCCACACCTCCGGGTTCCGGCCCGACATCGCCTTCTACAAGGAGTCCGAGCACGATGCGCAGCTCGCCCTCCTGTGGAAGGAGGCGCTGCTCAACCCGGCGGGCACGACGTACCTGTATTCGGACCTCAACCTCATCACGCTGCAGCTCGTCGTCGAGAAGCTCACCGGCAAGCCCTTGGACGTGCTGCTCCCCGAGCGGATCACGGGGCCGCTCGGCATGACCCGCACCCGCTACAACCCGCCCGCCTCCTGGAAGCCCAAGGTCGCGGCCACCGAGGACGCCCGCGCGCCCTGGTCGGGCCTGGACCGGGGCCTGGTGTGGGGCGAGGTGCACGACGAGAACGCGTACGCGTTCGGCGGCGTCGCGGGCCACGCGGGCGTCTTCTCCTGCGCCTGGGACATGGCGGTGCTCGGCCGGGCGCTGCTCAACGGCGGGATCTACGGCAAGGCCAGGATCCTGTCCCAGAAGTCCGTGGACCTGATGTTCACCAACTTCAACACGGACTTCCCCGGCGACGAGCACGGCCTCGGCTTCGAGCTCTACCAGCACTGGTACATGGGCGCGATGGCGACGCCGCGCACGGCGGGCCACACCGGGTTCACCGGCACCTCGCTCGTGCTCGACCCGACGACCGACTCGTTCCTCATCGTGCTCGGCAACTCCGTGCACCCCGTGCGCAGCTGGCGATCCGGTTCCGCTCCCCGGGTCGCCGCGGGCGACAACATGGCGCGCGCGGTCGCCGTCCGTCCCCAGCACGGCCGCACCGCCTGGTTCTCCGGCATGGCGAGCGCCACGTCGGCGACGCTGACACTGCCGGATCTGCGTCTCGCCTCGGACAGGGCGCGGCTCGGCTGCGAGCTGTGGTGGGACACGGAGCCGCACTCCGACTTCCTGTTCCTGGAGACGTCGACGGACGGCGGCAAGAACTGGAAGCCGCTGCCGTTCACCTCGGGCCGCTCCGACGCCCACCCGTCCGGTGCGGTCGACGGTTACGCCGACCGCACCTGGCACCGTCTCACCGCCGACCTGGGCCCCTTCGTCGCGGCGCCGCTCCGGCTCCGTTGGCGCTACGCGACGGACCAGTTGTACGTCGGCCGTGGCGCGTACGTCGACGGCATCCGCGTCCTCGACGGGGACGCGGTGGCGTTCGACGACGCGCGCCCGGCGGACGCGTCCCGCATCGAGGCGAAGGGATGGACGGCGTCTCAGGACTAG
- a CDS encoding acyl-CoA synthetase yields the protein MSTPPNSTPANGFWAQAAADPDRTILIAPDGEPWTAGRLHAASNKMVHGLRAAGLERGDAFAVVLPNSVEFFIAYLAASQAGFYLVPVNHHLVGPEIAWIVSDSGAKVLIAHERFADAARSAADEAGLPDSHRYAVGDVASFRPYAELLDGQSESAPEERTLGWVMNYTSGTTGRPRGIRRPLSGKLPEESYLGGFLGIFGVKPYDDNVHLVCSPLYHTAVLQFAGASLHIGHTLVLMDKWTPEEMLRLIDTHKCTHTHMVPTQFHRLLALPQEVKDRYDVTSMRHAIHGAAPCPDHVKRAMIDWWGMCVEEYYAASEGGGAFATAEDWLKKPGTVGKPWPISELAIYDDDGNKLPAGELGTVYLKMNTGGFSYHKDEGKTKKNRIGDFFTVGDLGVIDEDGYLFLRDRKIDMIISGGVNIYPAEIESALLTHPAVADAAAFGIPHDDWGEEVKAVVEVAEGRTAGDALAAEILAHCETQLAGYKRPKSVDFIETMPRDPNGKLYKRRLRDPYWEGRTRAV from the coding sequence ATGAGCACACCCCCCAACAGCACACCGGCCAACGGCTTCTGGGCGCAGGCCGCCGCCGATCCCGACCGCACGATCCTGATCGCCCCTGACGGTGAACCGTGGACGGCGGGACGCCTGCATGCCGCGTCCAACAAGATGGTCCACGGCCTGCGCGCGGCGGGCCTGGAGCGGGGCGACGCGTTCGCCGTCGTGCTCCCCAACAGCGTCGAATTCTTCATCGCGTACCTCGCCGCCTCACAGGCCGGCTTCTATCTCGTGCCGGTCAACCACCACCTCGTGGGGCCGGAGATCGCCTGGATCGTCTCCGACTCGGGCGCCAAGGTGCTGATCGCGCACGAGCGGTTCGCCGACGCGGCGAGGTCCGCCGCCGACGAGGCGGGCCTGCCCGACAGCCACCGGTACGCGGTCGGGGACGTCGCGAGCTTCCGCCCGTACGCCGAACTCCTCGACGGGCAGAGCGAGTCGGCGCCCGAGGAGCGCACGCTCGGCTGGGTCATGAACTACACGTCCGGGACGACGGGCCGCCCCCGCGGCATCCGCCGCCCGCTGTCCGGGAAACTCCCCGAGGAGTCGTACCTCGGCGGGTTCCTCGGCATCTTCGGCGTCAAGCCGTACGACGACAATGTCCACCTGGTCTGCTCGCCGCTCTACCACACGGCGGTCCTCCAGTTCGCGGGAGCGTCCCTGCACATCGGGCACACGCTCGTCCTGATGGACAAGTGGACGCCCGAGGAGATGCTCCGCCTCATCGACACCCACAAGTGCACGCACACGCACATGGTGCCGACCCAGTTCCACCGGCTGCTCGCGCTCCCGCAGGAGGTCAAGGACCGCTACGACGTCACGTCCATGCGGCACGCGATCCACGGCGCCGCGCCGTGCCCCGACCACGTCAAACGCGCCATGATCGACTGGTGGGGGATGTGCGTCGAGGAGTATTACGCGGCGAGTGAGGGCGGCGGTGCGTTCGCGACGGCCGAGGACTGGCTGAAGAAGCCGGGAACCGTCGGAAAGCCCTGGCCCATCAGCGAGTTGGCGATCTACGACGACGACGGCAACAAGCTGCCGGCCGGTGAACTCGGCACCGTCTACCTCAAGATGAACACCGGCGGATTCTCGTATCACAAGGACGAGGGCAAGACGAAGAAGAACCGCATCGGCGACTTCTTCACCGTCGGTGACCTCGGGGTGATCGACGAGGACGGCTATCTCTTCCTGCGGGACCGCAAGATCGACATGATCATCTCGGGCGGGGTCAACATCTACCCCGCCGAGATCGAGTCCGCGCTCCTGACACACCCCGCCGTCGCCGACGCGGCTGCCTTCGGCATCCCGCACGACGACTGGGGCGAGGAGGTCAAGGCGGTCGTCGAGGTCGCGGAGGGCCGAACCGCCGGTGACGCGCTCGCGGCCGAGATCCTCGCCCACTGCGAGACCCAACTCGCGGGCTACAAGCGGCCCAAGAGCGTCGACTTCATCGAGACGATGCCCCGCGACCCCAACGGCAAGCTCTACAAGCGTCGCCTGCGGGACCCGTACTGGGAGGGACGGACCAGGGCGGTCTGA